A single genomic interval of Demequina sp. NBRC 110054 harbors:
- a CDS encoding PHP domain-containing protein, with translation MRIDLHLHSTVSDGTGSPAQVMREAAEAGLDVVALADHDTMDGWDEAQAQADASGLRLVPAIEVSARHRWVSVHMLAYWPRRDDAALTEMLARTQEARVGRAREIVERIAVDYPLDWKDVEARAGVSATVGRPHIADALVERGAFRTRDEVFAHVLKNGSPYYVPHYAPEVGEAIGVIRAAGGVSVFAHPGAHARGKTVPDWAIAELAKAGLAGLEVDHRDHDDATRTHLATLAERYGLLRTGSSDYHGTGKLNRLGENLTSPEVLEALEALRG, from the coding sequence ATGCGCATCGACCTGCACCTCCACTCGACCGTCTCGGACGGCACGGGTTCGCCCGCGCAGGTGATGCGCGAGGCCGCGGAGGCGGGCCTCGACGTGGTCGCGCTCGCGGACCACGACACGATGGATGGCTGGGACGAGGCGCAGGCCCAGGCCGACGCGAGCGGGCTGAGGCTCGTGCCCGCGATCGAGGTCTCCGCACGGCATCGCTGGGTGTCGGTGCACATGCTCGCCTACTGGCCGCGCAGGGACGATGCGGCGCTCACCGAGATGCTCGCGAGGACCCAGGAGGCCCGGGTCGGAAGGGCCAGGGAGATCGTCGAGCGCATCGCGGTCGACTACCCGCTGGACTGGAAGGACGTGGAGGCACGCGCGGGAGTGTCCGCCACGGTCGGCAGGCCGCACATCGCCGACGCCCTCGTAGAACGCGGGGCCTTCCGCACGCGGGACGAGGTCTTCGCGCACGTCCTCAAGAACGGATCGCCGTACTACGTGCCGCACTACGCGCCCGAGGTCGGGGAGGCGATCGGCGTCATCCGCGCCGCGGGCGGGGTCTCGGTGTTCGCGCACCCCGGGGCGCACGCGCGCGGGAAGACTGTCCCCGACTGGGCGATCGCCGAGCTCGCGAAGGCGGGCCTCGCGGGGCTCGAAGTGGATCACCGCGACCATGACGACGCGACTCGCACGCATCTCGCGACGCTCGCGGAGCGCTACGGGCTGCTCCGGACGGGGTCCTCGGACTATCACGGGACGGGCAAGCTCAACCGGCTGGGCGAGAATCTCACCTCGCCCGAGGTGCTCGAGGCCTTGGAGGCGCTCAGGGGCTGA
- a CDS encoding aminopeptidase P family protein produces MTDDKDDLNKARTGRPNSAAFKEFLAGGWAEPETDATTLIAAAPYAAERRARLSEMFPGKRMVVPAGDLKVRSNDTDYRFRPTSDFAYLTGLGADHEPGAVLVMEPTDAGHDATLYLIPPAVAGDEGFYSDPRSGEFWIGRRPGLAEFQAMTGIATADLADLPTDIKVAKHPKNKVAVALAEMKFVKDEYEVQQLRDAVNATIAGFERVVPELPRATEHKRGERVIEATFDGLAREEGNGVGYETIAASGPHATTLHWIRNDGQVRRGDLLLLDAGVEMESLYTADVTRTLPIDGTFSPVQREMYEIVLEAADAGFAVARPGARFLDVHEAAMEVIERRLTEKGIVPDHEDPEAKLFRRWMVHSTSHHLGIDVHDCGLASREHYMEGVLEPGMVFTIEPGLYFKADDLTVPAELRGIGIRIEDDVLITEDGYENLSAALPREPDAIEAWMARLAR; encoded by the coding sequence ATGACTGACGACAAGGATGACCTCAACAAGGCACGCACGGGACGCCCCAACTCGGCGGCGTTCAAGGAGTTCCTCGCGGGCGGCTGGGCGGAGCCGGAGACGGACGCGACGACGCTGATCGCCGCCGCTCCCTACGCGGCCGAGCGCCGCGCGCGCCTGAGCGAGATGTTCCCGGGCAAGCGCATGGTCGTGCCCGCGGGAGACCTCAAGGTGCGCTCGAACGACACCGACTACCGCTTCCGCCCCACCTCCGACTTCGCCTACCTCACGGGCCTCGGCGCTGACCACGAGCCCGGCGCCGTCCTCGTGATGGAGCCGACCGACGCGGGGCACGACGCGACGCTGTACCTCATCCCGCCCGCCGTCGCCGGGGACGAGGGCTTCTACTCCGACCCGCGCTCGGGCGAGTTCTGGATCGGCCGCCGGCCCGGCCTCGCCGAGTTTCAGGCGATGACGGGCATCGCGACCGCGGACCTCGCGGACCTGCCCACCGACATCAAGGTCGCGAAGCACCCCAAGAACAAGGTCGCCGTGGCGCTCGCAGAGATGAAGTTCGTCAAGGACGAGTACGAGGTCCAGCAGCTGCGCGACGCCGTGAACGCGACGATCGCCGGCTTCGAGCGGGTCGTGCCCGAGCTGCCCCGCGCGACCGAGCACAAGCGCGGCGAGCGGGTCATCGAGGCCACCTTCGACGGGCTCGCGCGCGAGGAGGGCAACGGGGTCGGCTACGAGACGATCGCCGCCTCGGGCCCGCACGCCACGACGCTGCACTGGATCCGCAACGACGGCCAGGTGCGCCGCGGCGACCTCCTGCTGCTCGACGCCGGCGTCGAGATGGAGAGCCTCTACACCGCAGACGTCACTCGCACCCTGCCGATCGACGGCACCTTCTCCCCCGTGCAGCGCGAGATGTACGAGATCGTGCTCGAGGCCGCCGACGCGGGCTTCGCGGTCGCCAGGCCGGGCGCGCGCTTCCTCGACGTCCACGAGGCGGCCATGGAGGTCATTGAGAGGCGGCTCACCGAGAAGGGGATCGTGCCCGACCACGAGGACCCCGAGGCCAAGCTGTTCCGCCGCTGGATGGTCCACTCGACCTCGCACCACCTTGGCATCGACGTCCACGACTGCGGGCTCGCGAGCCGCGAGCACTACATGGAGGGCGTCCTCGAACCCGGCATGGTCTTCACGATCGAGCCCGGCCTGTACTTCAAGGCCGACGACCTCACTGTCCCCGCGGAGCTGCGCGGCATCGGTATCCGCATCGAGGACGACGTGCTCATCACCGAGGACGGCTACGAGAACCTCTCGGCGGCCCTCCCCCGCGAGCCCGACGCGATCGAGGCCTGGATGGCGCGGCTCGCGCGCTGA
- a CDS encoding LLM class flavin-dependent oxidoreductase, translating to MPVKLSLLDLAAIPPHGTARDSLAHSVELARAAEETCYARVWYAEHHGMDSIASSAPAVLVAHVAAHTKTIRLGSGGVMLPHHSPLTVAEQFGTLAELHPGRIDLGLGRAPGGDRAIYRALRSDPAAADRFSDDVEELRGLLAGEQRQDGIRATPGAGTRVPLYILGSSLFGAHLAAALGLPYAFASHFAPQALHQAVSVYRDSYRPSEDHPEPYVIAGFNVIAASDGDEAREMFAAARRERVRRLVKRGPAAPAYTDSEIEDFLRSAQGQQIAAMMSRSAAGTPEEVRGALEAFAEEARADEIITVHAALDADARVESVRLTGAAVSTA from the coding sequence ATGCCCGTGAAGCTGTCCCTGCTCGACCTGGCCGCCATCCCGCCCCACGGGACGGCGCGCGACTCGCTCGCTCACTCCGTCGAGCTGGCACGCGCCGCCGAGGAGACCTGCTACGCGCGCGTCTGGTATGCGGAGCATCACGGAATGGACTCGATCGCGTCATCGGCCCCGGCCGTGCTCGTGGCGCACGTCGCGGCGCACACGAAGACGATCCGGCTGGGCTCGGGCGGGGTGATGCTCCCCCACCACTCGCCGCTGACCGTCGCCGAGCAGTTCGGCACGCTCGCCGAGCTGCACCCGGGGCGCATCGACCTGGGACTCGGCCGCGCGCCGGGCGGCGACCGCGCCATCTACCGGGCACTGCGCTCCGATCCCGCCGCCGCGGACCGCTTCTCCGACGATGTCGAGGAGTTGCGAGGCCTGCTCGCCGGCGAGCAGCGCCAGGATGGGATCCGCGCCACGCCCGGCGCGGGAACGCGCGTGCCGCTGTACATCCTCGGCTCGTCGCTGTTCGGCGCGCACCTCGCTGCAGCCCTCGGTCTGCCCTACGCGTTCGCCTCGCACTTCGCGCCTCAAGCGCTGCATCAGGCGGTGTCGGTCTACCGCGACTCGTACCGGCCGTCGGAGGACCACCCTGAGCCGTACGTGATCGCAGGCTTCAACGTGATCGCCGCGTCCGACGGCGACGAGGCGCGCGAGATGTTCGCCGCCGCCCGCCGCGAGCGCGTGCGTCGCCTGGTCAAGCGCGGCCCGGCCGCCCCCGCGTACACGGACTCCGAGATCGAGGACTTCCTGCGCTCGGCGCAGGGCCAGCAGATCGCGGCGATGATGTCCCGCTCGGCCGCGGGCACCCCCGAGGAGGTGCGAGGCGCGCTCGAGGCCTTCGCCGAGGAGGCCCGCGCCGACGAGATCATCACGGTGCATGCGGCGCTCGACGCCGACGCGCGCGTGGAGTCGGTGAGGCTCACGGGCGCGGCCGTCTCGACGGCGTAG
- a CDS encoding Sir2 family NAD-dependent protein deacetylase gives MEGLECEERTEPVARAVAALAGRSISVLTGAGLSTDSGIPDYRGPQSRRRTPMTAQDFVGDEDKRRRYWVGSHLGWKTFAGTRPNAGHAALAALERVGVVNGLVTQNVDGLHLRAGSRRVVELHGDMRGVTCLDCGARTSREEVAARIAQDNPVLAVPEAIELGPDGDVLPSTWDGVKVPACTVCGGVLKPDVVFFGELVPRERTQEAERIVDESGALLVAGSSLAVNSGVRLVERASRRGMPIVIINRGPTKGDRRADVKIDAGTSETLASLAAALAPTPSV, from the coding sequence ATCGAGGGCCTCGAGTGCGAGGAGCGGACCGAGCCCGTCGCGCGTGCGGTCGCGGCGCTCGCAGGGCGCTCGATCAGCGTGCTCACCGGTGCGGGCCTGTCGACGGACTCAGGGATTCCCGACTATCGCGGACCGCAATCGCGCCGCCGCACCCCCATGACCGCTCAGGACTTCGTGGGCGATGAGGACAAGCGGCGTCGCTACTGGGTCGGTTCGCACCTGGGCTGGAAGACCTTCGCGGGCACGCGCCCCAATGCCGGGCACGCGGCGCTCGCGGCCCTCGAGCGGGTAGGCGTGGTGAATGGCCTCGTGACGCAGAACGTGGACGGTCTCCATCTGCGCGCTGGCTCGCGCCGGGTCGTCGAGCTGCACGGCGATATGCGCGGGGTCACGTGCCTCGACTGCGGTGCGCGGACCTCCCGCGAGGAGGTCGCCGCACGCATCGCTCAGGACAACCCTGTCCTGGCCGTCCCGGAGGCGATCGAGCTCGGCCCCGACGGGGACGTGCTGCCCAGCACCTGGGACGGCGTGAAGGTGCCCGCGTGCACGGTATGCGGCGGGGTGCTCAAGCCCGACGTGGTGTTCTTCGGAGAGCTCGTCCCTCGGGAGCGGACTCAGGAGGCCGAGCGGATCGTGGACGAGTCCGGCGCGCTGCTTGTCGCCGGGTCGTCCCTCGCGGTCAACTCGGGAGTGCGTCTCGTGGAGCGCGCCTCCCGACGCGGCATGCCGATCGTCATCATCAATCGCGGTCCCACCAAGGGGGACCGGCGCGCGGACGTCAAGATTGACGCCGGCACGAGCGAGACGCTCGCGTCCCTTGCGGCTGCCCTGGCGCCGACCCCGTCGGTCTGA
- a CDS encoding DUF3800 domain-containing protein codes for MLLFYIDECGDTAARAPRHSSHGTPSDLFVLAAVGIHDSSREVLARELIGIKRRYFPASVGAEDWGRSEIKGRFLTHSARLHGHERVRFLPEGWREADDPVVMDRMLIDLAQVFAKFKPLIFTAVIDKVALRQSGEDIDPLAVAYTRLYERVALVLDQVNKGEGALFVADQQDEHEAYFKSGAMYAARAELEKKERNRPRFEPVLDKPLWIDSHYSTLDREIIQLADIVAYSVNEWYGRGEPPTERQYLWRAIAPCFAAHWKAQKSHGSGIMVYPELEVYPRIEPLPLP; via the coding sequence ATGCTGCTGTTCTACATCGACGAATGCGGTGACACGGCGGCGCGCGCGCCGCGCCATTCCTCGCACGGCACCCCGAGCGACCTGTTCGTGCTCGCCGCGGTGGGCATCCACGACTCGTCGCGCGAGGTGCTCGCGCGGGAGCTGATCGGGATCAAGCGGCGGTACTTCCCGGCGAGCGTCGGGGCCGAGGACTGGGGACGCTCGGAGATCAAGGGAAGGTTCCTCACCCACTCGGCGCGCCTGCACGGGCATGAGCGCGTGCGGTTCCTGCCCGAGGGGTGGCGTGAGGCCGACGATCCCGTGGTCATGGATCGGATGCTCATCGACCTGGCGCAGGTGTTCGCGAAGTTCAAGCCGCTCATCTTCACCGCCGTCATCGACAAGGTGGCGCTGCGCCAGTCCGGCGAGGACATCGACCCCCTCGCCGTCGCGTACACGCGCCTGTACGAGCGGGTCGCGCTCGTCCTCGATCAGGTGAACAAGGGCGAGGGAGCGCTCTTCGTCGCCGATCAGCAGGACGAGCACGAGGCCTACTTCAAGTCGGGCGCGATGTACGCGGCCCGCGCCGAGCTCGAGAAGAAGGAGCGGAACCGGCCCCGGTTCGAGCCGGTGCTCGACAAGCCGCTGTGGATCGACTCGCACTACAGCACGCTCGATCGCGAGATCATCCAGCTCGCGGACATCGTGGCCTACTCGGTCAACGAGTGGTACGGCCGCGGCGAGCCACCTACGGAGCGCCAGTACCTGTGGCGCGCGATCGCCCCGTGCTTCGCGGCGCACTGGAAGGCGCAGAAGTCGCATGGCTCGGGGATCATGGTCTACCCCGAGCTCGAGGTGTACCCACGGATCGAGCCGCTTCCGCTGCCCTGA